The Engystomops pustulosus chromosome 4, aEngPut4.maternal, whole genome shotgun sequence genome contains a region encoding:
- the IRAK4 gene encoding interleukin-1 receptor-associated kinase 4 isoform X2 yields the protein MDELKKPQTSAESSKTEYGLPLSQSRTPEENEEETSGFCILSFNHLKKITREFDDRPLSEGGSKIGEGGFGVVYQGYLNYEKVAVKKLTTMDDSSLQDLKDQFEQEIKTMAQCHHENIVKLLGFSNDGDRYCLVYTYMSNGSLLDRLACHNNTPPLSWSRRCNIVLGTAHGIEYLHKNNQVHRDIKSANILLDDNFIPKISDFGLTRATGQLARTMMTEKIVGTTAYMAPEALRGEVTIKSDIFSFGVVLLEIISGLAPFDEDRSPVLLLDIIEEIEEEEKTLEEYVDKKMKDAEFHAIEKMYCISNQCLNQMKNKRPNINTVLHDLKNITSIHCAS from the exons ATGGATGAATTGAAAAAACCACAGACATCTGCAGAGTCAAGTAAAACCGAATACGGACTGCCGCTTTCTCAAAGCAGGACACCAGAGGAAAATGAAGAAGAAACATCAG GATTTTGCATTCTTTCTTTCAATCATCTGAAGAAAATTACAAGAGAATTTGATGATCGGCCACTTTCTGAAGGAGGAAGTAAAATTGGAGAGGGGGGCTTTGGAGTTGTCTATCAGGGCTACCTAAATTATGAAAAAGTGGCAGTAAAAAAACTGACAACT ATGGATGACAGCAGCTTACAGGACCTTAAGGACCAGTTTGAACAAGAAATAAAAACCATGGCACA gTGTCACCATGAAAACATTGTTAAACTTCTCGGCTTTTCCAATGATGGTGACAGATACTGCCTGGTTTACACATACATGTCTAATGGTTCTTTACTGGACCGACTTGCTTGTCAT AATAACACACCTCCATTGTCCTGGAGTAGAAGATGTAATATTGTTTTGGGAACAGCACATGGAATTGAATACCTACATAAAAACAATCAAGTCCACAGAGACATTAAGAG TGCAAATATTCTTTTGGATGATAATTTTATTCCCAAAATATCTGACTTTGGCCTTACAAGGGCTACTGGACAACTGGCAAGGACCATGATGACTGAAAAAATTGTAGGTACTACAGCATACATGGCCCCAGAGGCCCTGCGAGGAGAAGTAACTATAAAATCTGATATATTCAGCTTTGGAGTG GTGTTGTTGGAAATCATCTCTGGACTTGCACCATTTGATGAAGATCGGAGTCCAGTATTACTG CTTGACATTATAGAGGAAATAGAAGAGGAAGAAAAAACTCTTGAGGAATATGTGGACAAAAAGATGAAAGATGCAGAGTTCCATGCAATAGAAAAAATGTACTGTATTTCTAATCAGTGCTTGAACCAAATGAAAAATAAGAGGCCAAACATTAACACG GTGCTGCATGATTTGAAAAATATCACCAGTATCCATTGTGCCTCCTGA
- the IRAK4 gene encoding interleukin-1 receptor-associated kinase 4 isoform X1, translated as MSKSISPATYVRNLNPGVLRQLADFLDPQEGWMRLAMDIRKASGEPRYTQFHIRRFEGVIQKGKSPTHELLYDWGTTNCTVQDLTDLLRRNEFLTAASIFPHEPTPSSNCPTLPMDELKKPQTSAESSKTEYGLPLSQSRTPEENEEETSGFCILSFNHLKKITREFDDRPLSEGGSKIGEGGFGVVYQGYLNYEKVAVKKLTTMDDSSLQDLKDQFEQEIKTMAQCHHENIVKLLGFSNDGDRYCLVYTYMSNGSLLDRLACHNNTPPLSWSRRCNIVLGTAHGIEYLHKNNQVHRDIKSANILLDDNFIPKISDFGLTRATGQLARTMMTEKIVGTTAYMAPEALRGEVTIKSDIFSFGVVLLEIISGLAPFDEDRSPVLLLDIIEEIEEEEKTLEEYVDKKMKDAEFHAIEKMYCISNQCLNQMKNKRPNINTVLHDLKNITSIHCAS; from the exons ATGAGTAAATCTATATCACCAGCCACATATGTGCGGAACCTCAACCCCGGGGTTCTCCGTCAGTTGGCTGATTTTCTTGATCCTCAAGAAGGATGGATGAGGTTGGCTATGGACATAAGAAAAGCTTCAGGAGAGCCTCGATATACACAGTTTCATATAAG GCGCTTTGAAGGGGTCATTCAGAAGGGAAAAAGCCCTACACATGAGTTGCTCTATGACTGGGGGACGACAAACTGTACTGTGCAAGATCTCACTGACCTGTTACGGAGGAATGAGTTTTTGACAGCAGCCTCGATTTTTCCTCATG AGCCGACGCCAAGCTCAAATTGCCCAACACTCCCTATGGATGAATTGAAAAAACCACAGACATCTGCAGAGTCAAGTAAAACCGAATACGGACTGCCGCTTTCTCAAAGCAGGACACCAGAGGAAAATGAAGAAGAAACATCAG GATTTTGCATTCTTTCTTTCAATCATCTGAAGAAAATTACAAGAGAATTTGATGATCGGCCACTTTCTGAAGGAGGAAGTAAAATTGGAGAGGGGGGCTTTGGAGTTGTCTATCAGGGCTACCTAAATTATGAAAAAGTGGCAGTAAAAAAACTGACAACT ATGGATGACAGCAGCTTACAGGACCTTAAGGACCAGTTTGAACAAGAAATAAAAACCATGGCACA gTGTCACCATGAAAACATTGTTAAACTTCTCGGCTTTTCCAATGATGGTGACAGATACTGCCTGGTTTACACATACATGTCTAATGGTTCTTTACTGGACCGACTTGCTTGTCAT AATAACACACCTCCATTGTCCTGGAGTAGAAGATGTAATATTGTTTTGGGAACAGCACATGGAATTGAATACCTACATAAAAACAATCAAGTCCACAGAGACATTAAGAG TGCAAATATTCTTTTGGATGATAATTTTATTCCCAAAATATCTGACTTTGGCCTTACAAGGGCTACTGGACAACTGGCAAGGACCATGATGACTGAAAAAATTGTAGGTACTACAGCATACATGGCCCCAGAGGCCCTGCGAGGAGAAGTAACTATAAAATCTGATATATTCAGCTTTGGAGTG GTGTTGTTGGAAATCATCTCTGGACTTGCACCATTTGATGAAGATCGGAGTCCAGTATTACTG CTTGACATTATAGAGGAAATAGAAGAGGAAGAAAAAACTCTTGAGGAATATGTGGACAAAAAGATGAAAGATGCAGAGTTCCATGCAATAGAAAAAATGTACTGTATTTCTAATCAGTGCTTGAACCAAATGAAAAATAAGAGGCCAAACATTAACACG GTGCTGCATGATTTGAAAAATATCACCAGTATCCATTGTGCCTCCTGA